The following are encoded in a window of Amycolatopsis lexingtonensis genomic DNA:
- a CDS encoding LacI family DNA-binding transcriptional regulator, producing the protein MEDVAAFAGVSRSTASRALNDDAYVSAAAREKVQAAARDLGYSPNQAARSLVTRRTGAIAVVLSEPENRLLDDPYRTSVMRAGYRELADVGRQMVLIFSDTREDLSKTVRFLEGGHVDGALVFAPHRADPLPKALRLLRIPVVFGGQAAGIRRGVHVVDFDNEGGARLAVEHLVAAGRRRIGTIAGPQDQSASIDRLAGWRKTLLDAGLDPADLAEEADFTLSGGANAMSALLARHADLDAVFVASDMMAVGALRTLDAAGRRIPADVAVVSFDDNATLAPAMDPPLTSVHQDPREQVHAMVETLLQLLDDQSLKPRQQILPVSLAVRASS; encoded by the coding sequence TTGGAGGACGTCGCGGCGTTCGCCGGCGTGTCGCGGTCGACGGCGTCGCGCGCGCTGAACGACGACGCGTACGTCAGCGCGGCGGCGCGCGAGAAGGTCCAAGCCGCGGCCCGTGACCTGGGCTATTCCCCGAACCAGGCGGCCCGCTCGCTGGTCACCCGCCGCACCGGCGCGATCGCCGTGGTGCTCTCGGAGCCGGAAAACCGGCTCCTCGACGACCCGTACCGGACGTCCGTCATGCGCGCGGGGTACCGCGAACTCGCCGACGTCGGCCGCCAGATGGTGCTCATCTTCAGCGACACGCGCGAGGACCTGAGCAAGACCGTCCGCTTCCTCGAAGGCGGCCACGTCGACGGCGCACTGGTGTTCGCGCCGCACCGCGCGGACCCGCTCCCCAAGGCCCTGCGACTGCTGCGCATCCCGGTGGTCTTCGGCGGCCAGGCCGCCGGCATCCGCCGCGGCGTCCACGTGGTCGACTTCGACAACGAAGGCGGCGCGCGCCTGGCGGTGGAACACCTGGTCGCGGCCGGGCGCCGGCGGATCGGGACGATCGCCGGCCCGCAGGACCAGAGCGCCTCGATCGACCGCCTCGCGGGCTGGCGCAAGACACTCCTCGACGCCGGCCTCGACCCCGCCGACCTGGCCGAAGAGGCCGACTTCACGCTGTCCGGCGGCGCGAACGCGATGTCCGCGCTGCTGGCCCGCCACGCGGACCTCGACGCGGTGTTCGTGGCGAGCGACATGATGGCGGTGGGCGCCCTGCGCACGCTGGACGCGGCCGGCCGCCGCATCCCGGCCGACGTCGCGGTGGTCAGCTTCGACGACAACGCCACCCTCGCCCCGGCGATGGACCCGCCGCTGACGTCGGTGCACCAGGACCCGCGGGAGCAGGTGCACGCGATGGTGGAGACGCTGCTGCAGCTGCTCGACGACCAGAGCTTGAAGCCGCGGCAGCAGATACTGCCGGTGTCGCTGGCGGTGCGCGCCTCGAGCTGA
- a CDS encoding ABC transporter substrate-binding protein, with product MRTIRNGLVLALGITMTALGATACGGGGDSSTPPAAGPNEHVDLTLATFTEFGYEALIPEYERLHPNIKITHRKTGQGGPYHEELVTKLAAGSGLADVTALEEGHLSDFLDKGSKFNDLSKIGPADASPDRWLSWKYDAAKTKDGKLIGYGTDIGPLAMCYRKDMFKAAGLPDDPEAVKPLFATWDSYFAAGADFVKKSNGKAWFDSAAQNFNAMVNQLPEGYIGSDDKLAVESNQGIKDAWTKVTDAVAKGESAKLTAFSNEWNTGFKQGAFATKVCPAWMLGVIKEQAGPENANKWAVTAAFPGGGGNWGGSYLTVPTQSKHPKEAAELAAWLTAPEQQIKAFQAKGTFPSQVKALTDPALLNKTDDYFGGTKVGELFAEQAKKVQKPQYKGPGDGQIQENASSPALQAVEQGKSAADGWNQMVDAAKKITR from the coding sequence GTGAGAACGATCCGGAACGGCCTGGTCCTGGCACTGGGCATCACGATGACGGCGCTCGGCGCCACGGCCTGTGGTGGGGGCGGTGACAGCAGCACCCCGCCCGCGGCGGGCCCGAACGAGCACGTGGACCTGACGCTGGCGACGTTCACCGAGTTCGGCTACGAGGCCCTCATCCCGGAGTACGAGCGGCTTCACCCGAACATCAAGATCACCCACCGCAAGACCGGCCAGGGCGGCCCGTACCACGAGGAGCTGGTCACCAAGCTCGCCGCCGGCTCGGGCCTCGCCGACGTCACGGCGCTCGAAGAAGGTCACCTGTCCGACTTCCTCGACAAGGGCTCGAAGTTCAACGACCTGAGCAAGATCGGCCCGGCCGACGCCTCCCCCGACCGCTGGCTGAGCTGGAAGTACGACGCCGCCAAGACCAAGGACGGCAAGCTCATCGGCTACGGCACCGACATCGGGCCGCTGGCCATGTGCTACCGCAAGGACATGTTCAAGGCCGCCGGCCTGCCGGACGACCCCGAAGCGGTCAAGCCGCTGTTCGCCACCTGGGACAGCTACTTCGCCGCGGGTGCGGACTTCGTGAAGAAGAGCAACGGCAAGGCCTGGTTCGACTCGGCCGCGCAGAACTTCAACGCCATGGTCAACCAGCTCCCCGAGGGCTACATCGGCAGCGACGACAAGCTCGCCGTCGAGAGCAACCAGGGCATCAAGGACGCCTGGACCAAGGTCACCGACGCGGTCGCCAAGGGCGAGTCGGCCAAGCTCACCGCGTTCAGCAACGAGTGGAACACCGGCTTCAAGCAGGGCGCGTTCGCCACGAAGGTGTGCCCGGCCTGGATGCTCGGCGTGATCAAGGAGCAGGCCGGCCCGGAGAACGCGAACAAGTGGGCGGTCACCGCGGCCTTCCCCGGCGGCGGCGGCAACTGGGGCGGCTCGTACCTGACCGTGCCGACGCAGTCGAAGCACCCGAAGGAGGCCGCCGAGCTCGCGGCCTGGCTGACCGCGCCGGAGCAGCAGATCAAGGCGTTCCAGGCCAAGGGCACGTTCCCGAGCCAGGTCAAGGCCCTCACCGACCCCGCGCTGCTGAACAAGACCGACGACTACTTCGGCGGCACGAAGGTCGGCGAGCTGTTCGCCGAGCAGGCCAAGAAGGTCCAGAAGCCGCAGTACAAGGGCCCGGGCGACGGCCAGATCCAGGAGAACGCGTCCAGCCCGGCACTGCAGGCCGTCGAACAGGGCAAGTCGGCGGCGGACGGCTGGAACCAGATGGTCGACGCCGCGAAGAAGATCACGCGCTGA
- a CDS encoding carbohydrate ABC transporter permease: MTVLDKVAPEGSKAGERTSPRPTFRHRLSRWDVKVSPYLYIAPFFILFGIVGLFPLLYTAYVSLFKWEAGSDDPDFIGLDNFKELFADAQFWNALTNTISIFLLSSVPQIIIAVLLAALLGARLRGATGWRVGILLPYAASLVAIGIIFANLFGPKYGLINGVLQTIGLDPVDWQASRFGSHVAIAIMVNWRWTGYNALIVLAAMQAIPKELHEAALIDGAGTWRRFWNVTLPLLRPTLIFVTITSTIGGLQIFTEPKLFDAMPGSNNGGSTNQFQTVTLYLYQTAFQNADLGYASAIAWVLFLIIVLIALGNFFLTGRLARPQAVKKK, from the coding sequence ATGACCGTCCTCGACAAGGTCGCGCCGGAAGGGAGTAAGGCCGGGGAGCGCACGTCTCCCCGGCCCACCTTCCGTCACCGGTTGAGCCGGTGGGACGTCAAGGTCTCGCCGTACCTCTACATCGCGCCGTTCTTCATCCTCTTCGGGATCGTCGGGCTGTTCCCGCTGCTCTACACCGCCTACGTCTCGCTGTTCAAGTGGGAAGCCGGGAGCGACGACCCCGACTTCATCGGCCTCGACAACTTCAAGGAGCTCTTCGCCGACGCGCAGTTCTGGAACGCGCTGACGAACACGATCAGCATCTTCCTGCTCTCCAGCGTCCCGCAGATCATCATCGCCGTGCTGCTGGCGGCCCTGCTCGGCGCCCGGCTGCGCGGGGCCACCGGCTGGCGGGTGGGCATCCTGCTGCCGTACGCGGCCAGCCTCGTCGCCATCGGCATCATCTTCGCCAACCTGTTCGGCCCCAAGTACGGGCTGATCAACGGCGTGTTGCAGACCATCGGGCTGGACCCGGTCGATTGGCAGGCCAGCCGCTTCGGCAGCCACGTCGCGATCGCGATCATGGTCAACTGGCGCTGGACCGGCTACAACGCCCTGATCGTGCTGGCGGCCATGCAGGCCATCCCGAAGGAGCTGCACGAGGCGGCGCTGATCGACGGCGCCGGCACGTGGCGCCGCTTCTGGAACGTCACCCTGCCACTGCTCCGGCCGACGCTGATCTTCGTCACCATCACCTCGACGATCGGCGGCCTGCAGATCTTCACCGAGCCGAAGCTGTTCGACGCCATGCCCGGGTCGAACAACGGCGGTTCCACCAACCAGTTCCAGACCGTGACGCTGTACCTCTACCAGACGGCGTTCCAGAACGCCGATCTCGGCTACGCCTCGGCGATCGCCTGGGTGCTGTTCCTGATCATCGTGCTGATCGCGCTGGGGAACTTCTTCCTCACCGGCCGGCTCGCCCGTCCCCAGGCGGTGAAGAAGAAATGA
- a CDS encoding carbohydrate ABC transporter permease, producing the protein MTTLQSGLRQKVATLGKPRKATYVVLAIFVLGSLFPFYWSFLVASRDNGMLTERIPPFVPGGNFFANAARVFDTVPFWKALANSVIVSGTVTLTTVLFSSLAGFAFAKLRFRGRNKLFVFIVVTLAVPTQLGIIPLFIAMSELGWTGSLTAVIVPNLVTAFGVFWMRQYTVDALPYELIEAARVDGCSMIRIFWNVCLPAVRPAAAILAMFTFMMSWNDFLWPLVVLDAGNPTVQVALEKLQSGYYVDYSLVLAGTTLATIPILIVFVLLGRQIVAGIMQGAVKG; encoded by the coding sequence ATGACGACGCTCCAGAGTGGACTGCGGCAGAAGGTCGCCACGCTCGGCAAGCCACGCAAGGCGACCTACGTCGTGCTGGCGATCTTCGTGCTCGGTTCGCTGTTCCCGTTCTACTGGTCGTTCCTGGTGGCCAGCCGCGACAACGGGATGCTCACCGAGCGCATCCCGCCGTTCGTGCCCGGCGGCAACTTCTTCGCCAACGCCGCGCGGGTGTTCGACACCGTGCCGTTCTGGAAGGCACTGGCCAACAGCGTCATCGTGTCCGGCACGGTGACGCTGACGACGGTGCTGTTCTCGTCGCTGGCCGGGTTCGCCTTCGCCAAACTGCGGTTCCGGGGTCGCAACAAGCTGTTCGTGTTCATCGTCGTCACGCTCGCGGTGCCCACCCAGCTCGGCATCATCCCGCTGTTCATCGCGATGTCCGAACTGGGCTGGACCGGGAGCCTGACGGCGGTGATCGTGCCCAACCTGGTCACCGCGTTCGGCGTGTTCTGGATGCGGCAGTACACAGTGGACGCACTGCCGTACGAGCTGATCGAGGCCGCGCGCGTCGACGGCTGCAGCATGATCCGGATCTTCTGGAACGTCTGCCTGCCCGCGGTCCGGCCGGCCGCGGCGATCCTGGCGATGTTCACGTTCATGATGTCGTGGAACGACTTCCTGTGGCCGCTGGTGGTCCTGGACGCGGGCAACCCGACCGTCCAGGTCGCGCTGGAGAAGCTCCAGAGCGGCTACTACGTCGACTATTCGCTGGTGCTGGCCGGCACGACCCTGGCCACCATCCCGATCCTCATCGTCTTCGTCCTCCTCGGCCGCCAGATCGTGGCCGGGATCATGCAAGGTGCCGTGAAAGGGTGA
- a CDS encoding GH1 family beta-glucosidase, with protein MNMSVHPDSVRAETALMFPPGFVWGAATAAFQVEGATTADGRTDSVWDVFARRPGAVVGGDTGDPAADHYRRYSEDVALMRRLGLGAYRFSLAWPRVRPDGGEPNAAGLAFYDRLVDCLLEAGVQPWATLYHWDLPQALEEKGGWTSRDTAYRFAEYAESIVERLGDRVASWSTLNEPWCAAMLGYAGGIHAPGRTDHPAAVAATHHLLLGHGLAMDVIRRHAAGVPAGITLNLYPVAAHDPANVADVAAARRIDGLQNRLFLDPVLRGGYPDDLVADLAPFGLESVVRDEDAAVIAAHVDWLGVNYYRDYRVAGRPVPGSEPAGPEWVGAGDVHFVPDPAAPRTDSGWEVQPAGLTESLLQVHRGYRRVPLYITENGAAYPDVISDGGDIVDTDRVAFLDSHLRAAHDALAAGVDLRGYFYWSLLDNFEWAEGYAKRFGLVHVDYETQVRTLKRSAQWYSRVIGMNGLG; from the coding sequence GTGAACATGTCCGTACATCCCGACAGCGTTCGGGCGGAGACAGCGCTGATGTTCCCGCCCGGCTTCGTCTGGGGCGCCGCCACCGCGGCGTTCCAGGTGGAAGGGGCCACCACGGCCGACGGTCGCACCGACTCGGTCTGGGACGTCTTCGCGCGCCGTCCGGGTGCGGTCGTGGGCGGCGACACCGGCGACCCGGCGGCCGACCACTACCGCCGCTACTCCGAGGACGTCGCGCTCATGCGGCGCCTCGGGCTCGGTGCCTACCGCTTCTCGCTGGCCTGGCCGCGGGTCCGGCCGGACGGCGGCGAGCCGAACGCCGCCGGGCTCGCCTTCTACGACCGGCTGGTCGACTGCCTGCTCGAGGCGGGCGTCCAGCCGTGGGCGACGCTCTACCACTGGGACCTGCCGCAGGCCCTGGAGGAAAAGGGCGGCTGGACCTCGCGGGACACCGCGTACCGGTTCGCCGAGTACGCGGAGTCGATCGTGGAGCGCCTCGGTGACCGCGTCGCCAGCTGGTCGACGCTGAACGAGCCGTGGTGCGCGGCGATGCTGGGCTACGCGGGCGGCATCCACGCGCCCGGCCGCACCGATCACCCGGCCGCCGTCGCCGCCACCCACCACCTGCTGCTGGGCCACGGGCTGGCGATGGACGTCATCCGCCGCCACGCGGCGGGGGTCCCGGCCGGGATCACGCTGAATCTGTACCCGGTCGCCGCGCACGACCCGGCGAACGTCGCCGACGTCGCGGCGGCCCGGCGCATCGACGGCCTGCAGAACCGGCTGTTCCTCGACCCGGTGCTGCGCGGCGGCTACCCGGACGACCTGGTCGCCGACCTCGCGCCGTTCGGGCTGGAGTCGGTCGTGCGGGACGAAGACGCCGCCGTGATCGCCGCACACGTCGACTGGCTGGGCGTGAACTACTACCGCGACTACCGCGTCGCGGGCCGCCCGGTACCGGGCAGCGAGCCGGCGGGCCCGGAGTGGGTCGGCGCGGGCGACGTCCACTTCGTCCCGGACCCGGCGGCCCCGCGCACGGACTCGGGCTGGGAGGTCCAGCCGGCCGGCTTGACGGAGTCCCTACTGCAGGTGCACCGCGGCTACCGTCGGGTCCCGCTGTACATCACGGAGAACGGCGCGGCCTACCCAGACGTCATCAGCGACGGCGGTGACATCGTCGACACCGACCGGGTCGCGTTCCTGGACTCCCACCTCCGGGCAGCGCACGACGCCCTGGCGGCGGGAGTGGACCTGCGCGGGTACTTCTACTGGTCGCTGCTGGACAACTTCGAGTGGGCCGAGGGGTACGCGAAGCGGTTCGGCCTGGTCCACGTGGATTACGAAACGCAGGTCCGGACGCTGAAGCGCAGCGCGCAGTGGTATTCCCGCGTGATCGGGATGAACGGCCTGGGCTGA
- a CDS encoding IlvD/Edd family dehydratase gives MGLRSEAWFNNPADPGMTALYLERYMNWGLTREELQSGKPIIGIAQTGSDLSPCNRHHLQLADRTREGIREAGGIAIEFPVHPIQETGKRPTAALDRNLAYLGLVETLYGYPIDGVVLTTGCDKTTPACLMAAATVDLPAIVLSGGPMLNGWHNGERTGSGTIIWKARELLAAGEIDDAGFMELVASSAPSPGHCNTMGTASTMNALAEALGMSLPGCAAIPAPHRDRARMAYRTGLRIVEMVREDLKPSDILTREAFENAIVVSSAIGGSTNAPIHIGAIARHIGVDLPLEDWQRLGHAVPLLVDLQPAGKYLGEEFHRAGGVPAVVHELMRHDLIHEEARTVNGRTLGENCRDAEAGDRDVIRTFDTALTADAGFLVLKGNLFDAAIMKSSVISPEFRRRYLASGVYEGTAVVFDGPEDYHARIDDPDLGVDEHSLLVMRGTGPLGYPGSAEVVNMRPPAELIKRGVHELPCLGDGRQSGTSGSPSILNASPEAAAGGGLAVLRTGDRVRIDLAAGTADVLIPDEELALRHKELAEAGGYPVPEAQTPWQEIQRSMVDQLCDGMVLRPAVAYQRIAETKGIPRDNH, from the coding sequence ATGGGACTGCGCAGCGAAGCTTGGTTCAACAACCCCGCCGACCCCGGGATGACCGCGCTCTACCTCGAGCGGTACATGAACTGGGGCCTCACCCGGGAGGAGCTGCAGTCCGGCAAGCCGATCATCGGGATCGCGCAGACCGGCTCCGACCTGTCCCCCTGCAACCGGCACCACCTGCAGCTCGCCGACCGCACCCGCGAAGGCATCCGCGAGGCGGGCGGGATCGCCATCGAGTTCCCGGTGCATCCCATCCAGGAGACCGGCAAGCGCCCGACCGCCGCCCTCGACCGGAACCTCGCCTACCTCGGACTGGTCGAGACGCTCTACGGCTACCCCATCGACGGCGTCGTCCTGACCACCGGCTGCGACAAGACCACCCCCGCCTGCCTGATGGCAGCCGCGACCGTCGACCTCCCCGCCATCGTGCTGTCCGGCGGCCCCATGCTCAACGGCTGGCACAACGGCGAGCGCACCGGCTCCGGCACCATCATCTGGAAGGCGCGCGAACTGCTCGCGGCCGGTGAGATCGACGACGCCGGGTTCATGGAGCTCGTCGCGTCGTCCGCGCCGTCACCCGGGCACTGCAACACCATGGGCACGGCCTCGACGATGAACGCGCTCGCCGAAGCGCTCGGGATGAGCCTGCCGGGCTGCGCGGCCATCCCGGCGCCGCACCGCGACCGGGCGCGGATGGCCTACCGCACCGGGCTGCGGATCGTCGAGATGGTGCGCGAGGACCTGAAGCCGTCCGACATCCTGACGCGCGAGGCGTTCGAGAACGCCATCGTGGTGAGCTCGGCGATCGGCGGCTCGACCAACGCGCCCATCCACATCGGCGCGATCGCCCGGCACATCGGCGTCGACCTGCCGCTCGAGGACTGGCAGCGGCTCGGCCACGCCGTCCCGCTGCTGGTCGACCTGCAGCCCGCGGGCAAGTACCTCGGCGAGGAGTTCCACCGCGCCGGCGGCGTCCCCGCCGTCGTGCACGAGCTGATGCGGCACGACCTGATCCACGAAGAAGCCCGGACGGTCAACGGCCGCACGCTCGGCGAGAACTGCCGCGACGCCGAAGCCGGCGACCGGGACGTCATCCGGACGTTCGACACCGCGCTGACCGCCGACGCCGGCTTCCTCGTGCTCAAGGGCAACCTCTTCGACGCGGCGATCATGAAGTCCAGCGTCATCTCGCCGGAGTTCCGGCGCCGCTACCTGGCCAGCGGGGTCTACGAGGGCACCGCGGTCGTGTTCGACGGGCCGGAGGACTACCACGCGCGCATCGACGACCCGGACCTCGGCGTCGACGAGCACTCGCTGCTGGTCATGCGCGGGACCGGCCCGCTCGGCTACCCGGGCTCCGCGGAGGTCGTGAACATGCGGCCGCCGGCGGAGCTGATCAAGCGCGGGGTGCACGAGCTGCCGTGCCTCGGCGACGGCCGCCAGTCGGGCACGTCCGGCTCGCCGTCGATCCTCAACGCATCCCCCGAAGCCGCGGCGGGCGGCGGGCTCGCCGTGCTGCGGACCGGCGACCGGGTGCGGATCGACCTGGCCGCGGGCACCGCCGACGTCCTGATCCCCGACGAGGAACTCGCGCTGCGCCACAAGGAGCTCGCCGAGGCGGGCGGTTACCCGGTGCCGGAAGCGCAGACGCCGTGGCAGGAGATCCAGCGGTCGATGGTCGACCAGCTCTGCGACGGCATGGTGCTGCGCCCGGCGGTGGCGTACCAGCGGATCGCCGAGACGAAGGGCATTCCCCGCGACAACCACTGA
- a CDS encoding DUF3040 domain-containing protein, with amino-acid sequence MLPEREHHALREIEAELRASDPAFAAAFSGHKLRGVRRWNLLLVLCDVTAVVMLLVGLFARDAALVLWGTVSSGALVAWHIARAETARQDTEDGAAPTAGAH; translated from the coding sequence ATGCTTCCGGAGCGAGAACACCACGCGCTGCGCGAAATCGAAGCGGAGCTGCGCGCGAGTGACCCGGCGTTCGCCGCCGCCTTCAGCGGCCACAAGCTGCGCGGGGTCAGGCGCTGGAACCTGCTTCTGGTGCTCTGCGACGTCACCGCCGTCGTGATGCTGCTCGTCGGCCTCTTCGCCCGGGACGCCGCGCTCGTGCTGTGGGGCACGGTGAGCTCGGGAGCGCTGGTGGCGTGGCACATCGCCCGCGCCGAAACTGCTCGCCAGGACACCGAAGACGGCGCCGCCCCGACCGCGGGCGCGCACTGA
- a CDS encoding NAD(P)-dependent malic enzyme codes for MATRVALETPEDLAEHYTPGVADQAKRVADDPSALGRETVKANSVAIVSDGSALLGLGDRGPAAALPVMEGKAALLKRFADVDAWPICPVSREPDDLVRTVKDLATSFGAINLEDIAAPRCFTVERRLHDELDIPVFHDDQHGTAVVVLGALHNALKLTGRDPAGTSVVISGAGAAGSAIARLLLRAGYPSDGIVVCDREGVLHEDRDLVGEKGWLAENTGGAPGSLKDALRGADVFIGVSAGGLLAPEDVEAMAERAIVFALANPDPEVDPEAAGQHAEIVATGRSDFPNQINNVLAFPGMFRGLLDSGAPRVTEHMLLAAAHALADVVGEDLAPDRIVPSVFDEALVPAMAEAVAGAAKADA; via the coding sequence GTGGCGACCCGCGTCGCCCTGGAAACCCCCGAGGACCTGGCCGAGCACTACACGCCGGGCGTCGCGGACCAGGCGAAGCGGGTCGCCGACGACCCGTCCGCGCTCGGGCGGGAGACGGTCAAGGCCAACTCGGTCGCCATCGTCTCCGACGGCTCGGCGCTGCTCGGGCTCGGCGACCGCGGCCCGGCCGCCGCCCTGCCGGTGATGGAGGGCAAGGCGGCCCTGCTCAAGCGGTTCGCCGACGTCGACGCCTGGCCGATCTGCCCGGTCAGCCGCGAACCCGACGACCTCGTCCGCACGGTGAAGGACCTCGCGACGTCGTTCGGCGCGATCAACCTCGAAGACATCGCCGCGCCGCGCTGCTTCACCGTCGAGCGGCGGCTGCACGACGAGCTCGACATCCCCGTCTTCCACGACGACCAGCACGGCACCGCGGTCGTCGTGCTCGGCGCGCTGCACAACGCGCTGAAGCTGACCGGCCGCGACCCCGCGGGGACGTCGGTCGTCATCTCCGGCGCCGGCGCGGCGGGCAGCGCGATCGCCCGGCTGCTGCTGCGCGCCGGCTACCCGTCCGACGGGATCGTCGTCTGCGATCGCGAAGGCGTCCTGCACGAAGACCGGGACCTGGTGGGGGAGAAGGGCTGGCTGGCGGAGAACACGGGTGGTGCCCCCGGTTCGCTGAAGGACGCCTTGCGCGGTGCGGACGTCTTCATCGGCGTCAGCGCCGGCGGGCTCTTGGCGCCCGAGGACGTCGAGGCCATGGCGGAGCGCGCGATCGTGTTCGCGCTGGCGAATCCGGACCCGGAAGTCGATCCCGAGGCGGCCGGGCAGCACGCCGAGATCGTCGCGACCGGGCGCAGTGACTTCCCCAACCAGATCAACAACGTGCTGGCGTTCCCCGGGATGTTCCGCGGGCTGCTCGACTCGGGCGCGCCGCGGGTGACCGAGCACATGCTGCTCGCCGCCGCGCACGCGCTGGCCGACGTCGTCGGAGAAGACCTGGCGCCGGACCGGATCGTGCCCAGCGTGTTCGACGAAGCGCTGGTGCCCGCCATGGCCGAGGCGGTCGCGGGCGCGGCGAAGGCCGACGCCTAG
- a CDS encoding CBS domain-containing protein: MTTARDIMTADATCARESDTVQDAAVTMARLGVGALPICGEDNRLKGMITDRDIVVKVLAEGKDTRALHVGELAQGEAVTIGADDDAEQILRTMSEHRVRRLPVIDGHDLVGIVAQADVARALANPSAGELVEALSYD; the protein is encoded by the coding sequence ATGACCACCGCACGCGACATCATGACGGCGGACGCCACCTGTGCCCGCGAGTCCGACACCGTGCAGGACGCCGCGGTCACCATGGCCCGGCTGGGCGTCGGTGCCCTGCCGATCTGCGGTGAGGACAACCGGCTGAAGGGCATGATCACCGACCGTGACATCGTCGTGAAGGTGCTGGCCGAGGGCAAGGACACGCGCGCGCTCCACGTCGGTGAGCTGGCCCAGGGCGAGGCCGTGACGATCGGTGCCGACGACGACGCCGAGCAGATCCTGCGCACGATGTCCGAGCACCGAGTGCGCCGGCTGCCGGTGATCGACGGGCACGACCTGGTCGGGATCGTCGCGCAGGCCGACGTGGCCAGGGCGCTGGCGAACCCGAGCGCGGGCGAGCTGGTCGAGGCGCTCTCCTACGACTGA
- a CDS encoding UdgX family uracil-DNA binding protein (This protein belongs to the uracil DNA glycosylase superfamily, members of which act in excision repair of DNA. However, it belongs more specifically to UdgX branch, whose founding member was found to bind uracil in DNA (where it does not belong), without cleaving it, appears to promote DNA repair by a pathway involving RecA, rather than base excision.), which translates to MPDSRGAEPPDTTDFDRLRSAASGCQGCTLYQDATQTVFGEGTAGAKVLVVGEQPGDKEDVAGEPFVGPAGKLLDRAFEEAGFDRRSLYVTNAVKHFKFKREGKRRIHQKPGRTEVVACRPWLLAELRAVRPELVLLLGATAAQSVLGPKFRLTEHRGEPVEPPEDLTELVPSAVATVHPSAVLRAPDRDEAYAAFVADLKAAGKLLG; encoded by the coding sequence ATGCCGGATTCCCGCGGCGCCGAGCCGCCGGACACCACCGACTTCGACCGCCTGCGCTCGGCGGCGTCGGGGTGTCAGGGGTGCACGCTGTACCAGGACGCCACGCAGACCGTCTTCGGCGAAGGCACGGCCGGGGCGAAGGTCCTCGTCGTCGGCGAGCAGCCGGGCGACAAGGAGGACGTGGCGGGCGAGCCGTTCGTCGGCCCGGCGGGCAAGCTCCTGGACCGTGCGTTCGAGGAGGCCGGCTTCGACCGGCGGTCGCTGTACGTGACGAACGCGGTCAAGCACTTCAAGTTCAAGCGCGAGGGCAAGCGCCGCATCCACCAGAAACCGGGCCGCACGGAAGTGGTCGCGTGCCGCCCGTGGCTGCTGGCGGAGCTGCGCGCGGTGCGCCCGGAACTGGTGCTGCTGCTGGGCGCGACGGCCGCGCAGTCGGTGCTGGGCCCGAAGTTCCGGCTCACCGAGCACCGCGGCGAGCCGGTCGAGCCGCCGGAGGACCTGACGGAACTGGTGCCGTCCGCGGTGGCGACGGTCCACCCGTCGGCGGTGCTGCGGGCCCCGGACCGGGACGAGGCGTACGCGGCTTTCGTGGCAGATCTCAAGGCGGCGGGCAAGCTGCTGGGCTGA